One window of the Salvia miltiorrhiza cultivar Shanhuang (shh) chromosome 6, IMPLAD_Smil_shh, whole genome shotgun sequence genome contains the following:
- the LOC130989022 gene encoding transcription factor TCP13-like isoform X1 yields the protein MGLGRLTHVSTFVLINTPLALHIVLSYSKLFQCQFQSAFLQTVRNLLSSHLHKQVYIYIYEITAHNPKMIPKEQAKQESSSTTWSRLKDPRIVRVSRAMGGKDRHSKVCTVRGLRDRRVRLSVPTAIQLYDLQDRLGLNQPSKVVDWLLDAAKNEIDELPPLQIPQGICFSQMLNPNTTNQKHLLSTSTSTHRSEEDEEEEENPSSFASLMSSSASYGRWDPSISLGLAATAHHQHGDFVSHQHQHQHQHQHQHQHQHQHQLLVYQSAQPYFVPQINAAFDTKHHPSFHGSDLSSSSHVRPFDFNTTADLLTSQSSDADDQNKPNLV from the exons ATGGGGCTTGGTCGGCTCACCCATGTATCTACTTTTGTACTAATTAACACTCCTCTTGCATTGCATATAGTACTCTCATACTCTAAGCTTTTCCAATGTCAATTCCAGTCTGCTTTTCTCCAAACTGTAAGAAATCTCCTGTCTTCACATCTACAT AAAcaggtatatatatacatatatgagaTCACAGCACACAATCCGAAGATGATTCCAAAGGAGCAGGCGAAGCAAGAGAGCTCATCAACAACATGGTCGAGATTGAAGGATCCTCGGATAGTCCGAGTGTCGCGAGCCATGGGCGGCAAGGACCGCCACAGCAAGGTCTGCACGGTCCGAGGCTTGAGGGACCGGCGCGTGCGGCTCTCCGTCCCCACCGCCATCCAGCTCTACGACCTCCAAGACAGATTAGGCCTCAACCAGCCCAGCAAAGTCGTCGATTGGCTGCTCGACGCCGCCAAGAACGAGATCGATGAGCTGCCCCCGCTGCAGATCCCTCAAGGCATCTGCTTCTCCCAAATGCTCAATCCCAACACTACTAACCAAAAACACCTGCTTTCTACTTCTACTTCTACACACAGAagtgaagaagacgaagaagaagaggaaaatCCTTCCTCATTTGCAAGCCTCATGAGCAGCAGCGCCTCCTATGGGAGATGGGATCCTTCCATTAGCCTCGGATTGGCTGCTACTGCTCATCATCAACACGGAGATTTCGTGTCTCACCAGCATCAGCATCAGCATCAACATCAGCACCAGCACCAGCACCAGCACCAGCACCAGCTGCTGGTGTATCAATCGGCGCAGCCTTATTTCGTGCCTCAGATCAATGCAGCCTTCGACACCAAGCACCACCCGAGCTTCCACGGCTCAGACTTGTCGAGTTCTTCTCATGTTAGACCCTTCGATTTCAACACGACTGCGGATCTTCTCACCTCGCAAAGCAGCGACGCGGACGACCAAAACAAGCCCAATTTAGTGTGA
- the LOC130989022 gene encoding transcription factor TCP13-like isoform X2 — protein sequence MGLGRLTHVSTFVLINTPLALHIVLSYSKLFQCQFQSAFLQTKQVYIYIYEITAHNPKMIPKEQAKQESSSTTWSRLKDPRIVRVSRAMGGKDRHSKVCTVRGLRDRRVRLSVPTAIQLYDLQDRLGLNQPSKVVDWLLDAAKNEIDELPPLQIPQGICFSQMLNPNTTNQKHLLSTSTSTHRSEEDEEEEENPSSFASLMSSSASYGRWDPSISLGLAATAHHQHGDFVSHQHQHQHQHQHQHQHQHQHQLLVYQSAQPYFVPQINAAFDTKHHPSFHGSDLSSSSHVRPFDFNTTADLLTSQSSDADDQNKPNLV from the exons ATGGGGCTTGGTCGGCTCACCCATGTATCTACTTTTGTACTAATTAACACTCCTCTTGCATTGCATATAGTACTCTCATACTCTAAGCTTTTCCAATGTCAATTCCAGTCTGCTTTTCTCCAAACT AAAcaggtatatatatacatatatgagaTCACAGCACACAATCCGAAGATGATTCCAAAGGAGCAGGCGAAGCAAGAGAGCTCATCAACAACATGGTCGAGATTGAAGGATCCTCGGATAGTCCGAGTGTCGCGAGCCATGGGCGGCAAGGACCGCCACAGCAAGGTCTGCACGGTCCGAGGCTTGAGGGACCGGCGCGTGCGGCTCTCCGTCCCCACCGCCATCCAGCTCTACGACCTCCAAGACAGATTAGGCCTCAACCAGCCCAGCAAAGTCGTCGATTGGCTGCTCGACGCCGCCAAGAACGAGATCGATGAGCTGCCCCCGCTGCAGATCCCTCAAGGCATCTGCTTCTCCCAAATGCTCAATCCCAACACTACTAACCAAAAACACCTGCTTTCTACTTCTACTTCTACACACAGAagtgaagaagacgaagaagaagaggaaaatCCTTCCTCATTTGCAAGCCTCATGAGCAGCAGCGCCTCCTATGGGAGATGGGATCCTTCCATTAGCCTCGGATTGGCTGCTACTGCTCATCATCAACACGGAGATTTCGTGTCTCACCAGCATCAGCATCAGCATCAACATCAGCACCAGCACCAGCACCAGCACCAGCACCAGCTGCTGGTGTATCAATCGGCGCAGCCTTATTTCGTGCCTCAGATCAATGCAGCCTTCGACACCAAGCACCACCCGAGCTTCCACGGCTCAGACTTGTCGAGTTCTTCTCATGTTAGACCCTTCGATTTCAACACGACTGCGGATCTTCTCACCTCGCAAAGCAGCGACGCGGACGACCAAAACAAGCCCAATTTAGTGTGA